The genomic DNA CGAAGACGAGATTCCGGACGTCGACGACAGCGCATACACCGAAGACGGCGTTCTCGTCGACTCCGGCGACTACAGCGGTCTCGACAGCGAGACCGCACGCGAGCGGCTCACCGAGGATATCGACAGCGCAAGCCCCCACACCCAGTACCGGCTCCGCGACTGGGGTATCTCGCGGCAGCGCTACTGGGGAACGCCGATTCCGGTCGTCCACTGTGAGGACTGCGGCCCCGAGCTGGTGCCCGAGGAGGACCTGCCGGTCGAGTTGCCGGAGTTTGTCAACACGACTGGCAACCCGCTCGATGCGGCCGACGACTGGAAAGAGACGACCTGTCCGGCGTGTGGCGACCCGGCCGTGCGGGAGACGGACACGATGGACACCTTCGTCGATTCCTCGTGGTATTTCCTCCGGTACGTCTCGCCGGGTCTCGAAACAGCAGCCTTCGACCGCGAGCGGGCCAACGACTGGATGCCCGTCGACCAGTACGTCGGCGGCATCGAACACGCCGTAATGCACCTGCTGTACAGCCGGTTCGTGACGAAGGTGCTGGCCGACCACGAGGACCTCGACCACCGCGAGCCCTTCGAGAACCTGCTCGCACAGGGGATGGTCCAACTGGAGGGCGAGAAGATGTCGAAATCGAAGGGCAACGTCGTCTCCCCGCAGGCCATCGTCGATGAGTACGGGGCCGACACGGCGCGGCTGTTCATGATGCAGGCCGCCCAGCCCGAGCGCGATTTCGACTGGACCGAAGAGGGCGTCCGTTCGGCGTATACCTTCCTGACACAGCTAAAGGAACTCGTTGCGGCCTACGCCGGCGGAGACATCGAAACCGCCGCCGAGGCTGACGCAGTCGCGGGCTACATCGAAAGCGAACGGGAGGCGACCGTGGCCGTCGCCACCGAGGAGTACGAGGAACTGGTGTTCAACACCGCCGTCCGACAGGCACAGTCGTTCGTCGGGACGCTCCGACAGTACCGCTCCCACACGGCGGTCCACGGGCCGACCTTCGAGCGCGGGCTCGAAACCGCGCTCAAACTGCTCGCGCCGGTCGCCCCGCACATCTGTGAGGAGTTGTGGGCGGAACTCGACGGCGACGGCTTCATCGCAGAGGCGGCGTGGCCGAGCGCCGATGTCGACCGCGAGACCGTCGAAAAGCGACGACGACTCGTCGAGAACACCCGCGAGGATGTTCGCCAAATCATCGATGTCGCGGGCATCGACGACCCCGAGCGAGTCGACATCGTCGTCACTCCCGAGTGGAAGCACCGGGCGCTGAACATTGCCATCGACAGCGACGCGCCGAACGTCATCTCCGAGTTGATGCAGGACGACGACATCAAGCGACACGGGGACGACGCGGCCGCCTACGGCCAAGACCTCCAAGAAGAGCGGGAGGCGCTCCAGCGGACGCTTGACCCCGAGACCGAGCGGGAAGCGCTGGAGTCGGCCGCGTGGCTCGTCGAACGGGAGTTCGACACCGAGGTCCGCGTGCTGACCGCCGCCGAAGCCGACGACGGCGTCGCCGGCGACGCCGAGCCGTCCCGACCCGCCATCGACATCCACGAAGGGTAGGTCGGCGACGACAGCGCAGCCAGCTTTTTTGTTGACGCCGCCGACGGCGAGCTCGTGGGCAGCCACGCCGACCGCGTCGCCGACGCGCTCCGGGAAGCACTCCGCGAGTGGCGACCGGACCGCGAGTGGACGACCGAACGGTACGTCGGCCGCACGCCGGTCGATGTCGCCGGTGAGGGCGAGCCGCTGGCGCTTGTCGAACTGGAATGGCGGCGCGCCGACCCGGCCAACAACACCGTCAAGCTGTTCCGGCGGCTGGATGCCGACGCCACTGAACGACCGGCCGTCGTCGTCCAGCTTTTCACCGGCTACTACGCGCTCGCCGACGGCGGCGTCTCCTCGAAACAACGGAACGCCGTCTTCGCGGGCGAGCGGCTGGCACAGACGGTCGATGCCGTCGACTACGAGCCGCTGCGGTTGGGTATCGACCCGCCGAAGCGCGGCGGGACGCTGCCGGACGGCTGGCGAGACGCCGTCGAGGAGGCTGCCGCCGAAGTAGACGACCGGCTGTAGCGGCTGCTACCGGCGCTTGCCCTCGCGCATCCCTTCGCTAAGGCTCAAAAGCGTCCGTCTGATGAAGAGATAGATGCCAAAGACGATGAGCAAAAGCACCGTGATAATGCCGACTAACACGGGGTCGACATCGACGAACAGCGCCGTCGACGGCGGGCGCGAGAGGCTCATATTCGGTCGTTGCGGCGGCGTCGCAAAGATGTTTCGGGCACGGTCGACGGAGGGCATAAAAGTTCATGCCGACGGGGATGAAACGCCCTGCCGATGAGCCTCCTGCCCTCCAGCCCCGACGTCTCGCCGGACGGCGACCCGCGGGTCGTCGGACTCGACAGCGAGGAGGCCGACGAGCTGATGGCCGCCCTCTCGTCGGAGACTGCCCGTCGCCTCCTCGCGGAGCTCCACGAGGACCCCGCTCCCCCCGGCGAGCTTGCCGAACGGGTCGACACCTCGCTGCAGAACACCCAGTACCACCTCGAAAAACTCGAAGACGCCGGCGCAATCGAAGTCGTCGGCACCGCCTACTCCGAAAAGGGCCGGGAGATGTCCGTCTACGGCCCGGCCGACAGTCCACTCGTCATCTTCGCCGGCGAGGAGGAGCGGGCCTCCGGCCTCAGAGCAGCCGTATCGCGGCTGTTCGGCGGCGTGCTGGCGCTTGCGGCCGGCGGCGCGGTCGTCCAGCAGCTCTTCGGCGAGCAGCTACTCGCCGGGACGGATGAGGCGGCGGAGCCGCCGGAGCCAACCCCGACGCCCGAACCGGAAGAACCGGAGGAAGACGACCCCGGTGCGTTCGATGTCGAGCCGGAGCCAACACCGGAAGCGACACCGGAACCAACACCCGAAGAAGTCGCGGACACGCCAGCGCCGGCCCCCGAGGAGGCACCTGATGCGGCCGATGGGCTTTCGGCCGCGATAGAAGGCCTCTTTGCCGCCGGACTACCGCCCGGACTGGCCTTCTTTCTCGGCGGGTTCGTTGTCCTGCTTGCGGTCGTCGGAACGACGTACCTCAGACAGCGGCGCACGCATAGGTGAACTACCCCTGCCTACTCACTCGCGGCGTAGCCGCTCGTTCCTTGAGGCAGGGGCTTCCTGCTTCCAAGACGCGCTTTGCAGGAACAACCGCAGTTCCCGCAGGGAGCGCAGTCTCCACAGGCGTTCCTTCGGAGTGACCCACTCCTAGGTCGGTAAGTCCGCGAGAAAGAATGTTCCACGCTGCGTTTGCGTCTCTGTCCGCTTCAAAGCCACAGGCAGGACAAGAATGTTCTCGTACCCACAGCGGTTTGTCGGTTTCGACGCCACACTGGGCGCACTCTTTTGTGGTGCCTTCCGGTTCAACTTCCACGAAGTGCGTGCCATCACGCTCACACTTCGTTTCGAGCATACCGGTGAAGGTATTCCATGCTGACGAGGCCGTGTTGCGGCTGTTACGCGGCGATTCCAGCATCCCTTTCACGTCGAGGTCTTCGACGGCCACCAGCTCGTACTCCTGAGCGTAGTAGTTCGAGAGTTTATGCAGGAAATCACGCCGCTTGCGCGGACTGCGATGCTCCTTGAGGGAGGGGCTTAGCGCCTGCATTTAGCTAAAATATCGGTTTGACTCTACGGTGTGTTCTTTACAAATGGGGGAGATTGTCTATCTGCGCTGAACGCTTCGGCCCTCCCCACCCACCTGCGACTGCCCCCCGCCGGCGTTCGGCGCGTCTTTCCTATGGCCGCCGTGGCTCGACAGTGAACCGTTCGAAAACCTCACCGGCGGGTTCGACAAGTTGCCCGCGAGCGACCTGCTCGTCGTCATCCCACTCTAGTTCGGCGTGGGCCGGGCGGTGCCAGCGCGGGTCGGCGTGGCTGCCGGGGTTGAGCATCGGCACGGTGCCGTCCTCGAAGGTCGGCTCGTGGGAGTGGCCGAAGACAACGAGGTCGGCGCTGGATTGTCGACCAAACATCGCAAGCGCCGTTTCGGTGTGTTCGTGGCCGTGGACAACGGCGATGCGCAGTCCCTCCCACACGACGATGCGCTCGGCCGGCAGCCGCTCGCGGACGGCTGCGGTGGCGTTGTTGCCGTAGACGGCCGCCAACGGTCCCCGTTCCTCGAACGCATCAAGCACCGCCTCAGTCATAAAGTCACCAGCGTGGACGACACGCGACGCCTCCGCGACGGCGTCGGCAGTCCGACCCGAGAGCCGTGGCGAGTCGCGGCCGTGGGTGTCCGAGAGTACAGCGAGCATGCGTCCGCGTAGTCCGTCACCCACCAAGACAGCGTCGGCTGCGAATCGCCGATTGAGCACGTCCAGTGGTTGACAGTTGGGTCCCAAACCGGCCGAATCGAGCCCTTTTTGATGCGAGCGGCAAAGGTACGGTATGCTCAAAGCCGGCGTCATCGCGGTACAGGGCGACGTGGCCGAACACGCCGATGCGATTCGACGGGCAGCCGACCGCCACGGCGAGGACTGTACGGTCGAGAGTATCCGGTCGGCCGGCGTCGTTCCGGAGTGTGACCTGCTGTTGTTGCCCGGCGGCGAATCGACGACCATCTCTCGGTTGCTCGCCGAGGAAGGCATCGACGAGGAAATCGAAGCCTTCGCCGCCGCCGGCAAACCGCTGTTGGCGACGTGTGCCGGGCTCATCGTTGCCAGCCGTGACGCAAAGGACGACCGCGTCTCGACGCTGGATATTCTCGATGTCTCCGTCGACCGGAACGCCTTCGGCCGGCAGAAGGACTCGTTTGAAGCCGCAATCGATGTCGAGGGACTGGATGAGCCGTTCCCGGCAGTCTTCATCCGCGCGCCGCTGATAGACGAGGTCGATGCGGCTGTCGAGACGCTGGCCGCTGTCGACGACCGCCCGGTCGCTGTCAGACAGGACAACGTCGTCGGAACCTCGTTTCATCCCGAGCTAACCGACGACAGCCGCATCCACGGGCTGGCGTTTTTCAGCTAGCGACGGCGGTTCGCCGCTGGGGCGAAAGCAGGTGGCCGGCGACCGCAAGCAGGGCAGCGACCGGCATTGCAGCGAGATACAGAATCGCGTATTCGAACTGCCCAGCGAAGGCGACCTCGGTGAGATAGAAGACGGCGAGGAAGCCGAAAGCGATGACGGCCGGGACGGGATTCCGGTCGACGAGATACGAGTAGGCGGCGGCAAAGCCCAACACGAAGACGGCGATTGGAATCACGAACGCAAGCAGCCACTCGCCGCCGGTGAAGAAGGCCACGACCCCTTCGAGGCCGCGGCCGAATGCCTCGGCGAGGCCGAGCGGCCATAGCCACAGCGCCTCGGTGGTGAACGGCATCACCAGAAACGCCACCTGGAACGCGAGCAGGTACACAACGCCGACGAGGGTGGCCCGGGCAGCGGCCGTCCTGTCGCGTAGGCTGATACTGGAGGGCATCGGCTATGGGTGTCGGCGCGGGCATAAAATAACGTTTCCCCGGAGCCGGCGGGTTTTTGCGTCGGCGTCGCCCACGACAGGTATGAACGCACACATCGAGGGCGTTCGCGTCGCCGAGACGCCGACGGGGCCGGTCGCCATCGTCACGCTCGGGGTCGACGACGCCGACGACGTGTTACCTATTTTTGTCGGCTTCGAGGAGGCCGCCAGCATCGCTCGGGGGCTCGATGCCGCCGACATCGGCCGACCGCTCACCCACGACCTCCTGTTGGACACCATCGAAGCGCTCGGCGCACGCGTCACCGGGGTCGTCGTCTCGGGGCTCGATGAGGGAACCTATCTCGCCGACATCCACATCGAAACGCCGCGCGGCGAGGAGGTCGTCGACGCCCGGCCGAGCGACGGGTTGGCGCTTGCGGCCCGGACGAACGCCGACATCGACCTCAACGGCAAGGTCTTCGAAGCGGGCCGAGAGCCGAAAGACGAATACGAGGATTTAGACGACATCCGAGAGATGATGGAGGTATGAGCGGCGACGGACACGACGGAGACGAGGTACTCGACGAGCTGTTCGAGGTCATCGAATCACGGAAAGAAGAACTGCCGGACGGCTCCTATACGGCGTCGCTTTTTACCCACGAGAAAGGCGAAAACGCAGTGTTGGAGAAGCTCGGCGAGGAGACGACGGAGCTACTGTTGGCGGCCAAAGATGACGACGACGAGGAGCTGGCACACGAGGCCGCTGATATCGTCTACCACCTGCTCGTGTTGCTCTCGATGAAGGACATGGAGCTTGCGGACCTGCGGGCGGAACTCAGAAAGCGGCGGTAAGGCGGACTCGGTTTGCTGGCACGCGGCGCGGCTGTCGAGACGCGACGACGGGCTCAGGCTGGCTCGAACCGGTAGGTGAGAATGTCACTTTCGTCGTCCCACTCGAAGCCACCGGGGTGGGCGCGTTGCATTCGCTCCCGGTAGGCCTCCAGCGAGGGCGAGCCCTCACGGCGGGCGTCGTCGTCGGTCAGGTCGCCGAGAGTCCGCTCTTCGACGGCGGTGACTTCGAAGGTCGTGCCCTCAAGCTCGAACGTATCGCCGGCCTCGGCGTAACGGTTCGACGCACCGCGGCTGAGTTGCGTGATGTCGCCGTCGAGAACAGCCGTTTTGACGTGGTCGTTCGGCAACAGCGCGTCCGCATCGATTTCGGCCATGGCCGCTCTACGGCTGCGGGGCGGTTAGAACTGGCGGCACCGGCACGCTCAAACCGCTGTTTGAGCCATCAGGGGGTTGATAGTCGCCCCGGCCGGAAACTGGGTATGGCCCTCCCGAACGCCGCCAACACATCGCCGACGACCACCCGACGCCGACTGCTTATTGGCACCGGCGCGGCCGCAGCGACGGCGACGGCCGGCTGTACGACCGTCGTCAACTGGCTCGCCGACATGGCGCTGGCCGATGTCAACCTGTTCAACGAAACGGACGGCGAACTCGCCGGGACGATAACCGTCACCGGCCCGGACGGTGGGACGCTACTGGACGAATCGTTCGAGCTGTTGCCGGGCGACGACGATGACAACAACGGTGACGGAGACGAAAACGGGGGCGAGGACGACGGCAGCAATCTCGCCGCCTACAGCGATGTCTGGACCGACCCAGGCGAGTACGAAGCGACCGTCACCGTCACCGACGGGCCGCTGGAGGGGAGTGAAGCAACGGAGACGGTCACTATCGACGATACGGAGGAGGAGATGCTGGCAGTGCCGCTCGGGGCTGAAGAGGAGACAGGTGACATCGTCTTCCGGGTCGGCACTGACCTGACGGACTTCGCCGATGAATAGCCGACAGCGCGTCTAGGCGGAAAGACACTCCGAAGCAAGCCCGAGGCAGCCTCACATGAAGTCCGCGATGCCGCTCTGTTTGTTCGTGTCGTCTTCGAATATCGACTCGACGGCGCGGTCGAGAATCCGCAGCCGCTGTTTGGTGTACTCCCGGCAGCCGTACTCCTCGGCGACCTGAATCGCGGTGTCGATGTACTTGTTGACAGACCCTTGATGGACGGTGAGGTTGACGCGGCCGCCGCATTCGCGGCAGTCGCCGGTCAGCGGGACACGGCGATACTTTTCGCCGCAGTCGAGACAGCGCGTTTCCTGTCTGGAGAAGGCCCGGAGATTGCCGATAATATCCGGCAGGAAGTGGTACTCGATGACCCGCTCGGCGACATCAGTCTCATCGACCGACCGGAGCTTCCGGGAAAGCTCGAGCTGGGCGTCCATCTTTTCCATCATGTCGCCGAGCGTCTTGTATGCCGACAGGTCCGGCCCGGCAGCGAGGTCGACGGTGTCGTGAGTGTGCTCAAAGCCGCGGTACTCGTCGGCGGTGCCGAGGGTGTCTTCGCCGAGTTGGATGAGCGATTCGACCTCGCCGGGGTCGGCCATCTCGCGGGTGGCCTCGAAGAACGCACGGGGATACGAGGAGACGATGTCCATGTTGTGGGCCTCGTCGTCGATTTCGGCGGGGTCGATGCGCGACGACATCACAAGCGGCGCGTCCATCCGGCCGCCGCGCTGGTCGGGGAGAAACGTCTTCGAGAAGTTGAGCAGGCCATCGAGGAGGAGCATGACACAGTCCTCGTCGCCGTCGCAGTTCCGCCGCTTTGCGGCGTGGAAATACGGATGTGCGTAGCCGACTGCGGCCGACGTAAAGCCGATGACCCGGCCGACAACGGCCGCCGAGGTGTGGGGAGCCATCCCGAAGACGAGTTCGCCGACGATGTCGTCGCGGTCCTCGGCGTCGTAGAACGGCTCCAAGCCGTAATACTGTTCGAGGAGGTCATCGACGAAGTCGGCGGTCCGCAGCATGTGCTCGGCTGCGCCGTTGGATAACACCACGTCCTGAACCCGGAGTTCGACGAGCTGGTCTTCGTGGGTCAGCGGCTCGCCGTGGATATCCGTCTCGTAGCCGAGCGACCGGAGCTGGTCGGCGGTCACGTCGAGTTCGGCCGCCCGGACCGACGTGACCGGCAGGTCGGTCATGTCGTAGCGAACAGTGCCGTCTTTGAACGCCGAGACGCCGTGTTTCGCTCTGAGAACGCCTTTTTCAATCGGCTCGGGGACCTTGTGCTCCGAGGACAGTCCTTTGACGCCTTTGAGCACGTCAAAGGCGTTTTCGCGTTCGCCGACGTTCGACAGCGCCGAGCGGTACTCCTCGTGGACGTTGACGGTCCGATTCTGGACGGCGTCGGCCTCCCGTTCGCAGTTCGGACAGATTGCCCGCCCCGACTCGTCCGGGTCGACATCGATGTTACAGTCGTAGCAGACGTACCGGGGGTCGGTCACCGATTCGCAGTCGGGACACCGCGCCCGGAACGTCTCGGTGTCACAGGCGGGGCACTGTCGGCGGCCGACCTGTACCTCGACCTCGCCCGGTGTGTCCTGCATCGACTCGGCGTGGGTGGCCGCTTCGGCGATATCCCGCTGGGAGCCGCCCGCCTCGCCGATGGGAAACAGCGTGTGGACGGCCGGCGAGAGGTCGCGCTTTTCGGATTTTTCGGGGCGGCCCATCCGACAGCCGATGCGGGTTGGCGCGCGCTCGCGGACCTCGAAGGGGGCGACCTCGTTGACCGCGCGGACGGCGTTGTCGCCATCGTCGTAGCTGCGGGCGGCCGTCGATAGCTCGTCCCAGGTCCGTTCGAGGCCCTCGGTGAGCCCGAGCGACCGGACCAGCGGCTCGGCGTCGGGGACCGTCAGTGTCTCCTCGCCCTGCGTGTGCTCGACGAGCAGCACCTCCAGCGCCTCCCGAACCGGTTCCGACCGTGGGACGACAAGCGTCGATTCGGCCGCACCGTCCGGCGGGCGGGTCTGCTGTGCCCCGTCGGTCTCCGCCCAGTGGCCCTCGCTTGCGGCGGCCGCAAGCGCCTCGAACCGCTCGACGTCGAGGTCGTGCCACAGGTAGGTGTACTCCGGATGTAACGGCGCGTCGTAACGCTCGGCCCATTCGAGCGCCTGTTCGGCGCTTGGGTGTTCGAGGTCGACCCGCGGCGAGTCGGCCAGCGCTTGTACATCCGCACCGGCCGCCGCGAGGTCCTGTGTCCACCACTCCGGGGCGTAGGCGGCCGGCGACAGCGGATGGTTGTTCTCGACGAACTCGCCGTAGTTGACCAGGTACTCGCCCAAATCGAGAATCGCCTCGACGCCGTTTCTGATTTCGAGCGCCTCTTCGGGGTCGTCGACCCGACGGACATCACCGTTTGCGAGTTTGACCGTCGGCCCCTCGATGGTGTCGACGGGGACGACGCCAGCGGCCTTGCCGGGGCGTTCGGTCTTGATTTGGGTGCCGGTCGCGAGGAAGTCGTCGATGAGATGCATCGCCGCTGGGTGGACGCCGGCCGTCGCGAAACCGTGGTTTCGCGCCCGGCCATACCGCAGGCGGAAGCCGCCGGGCTCTGAAGGGTGGCCGAAGACCGGGCGACCGGCAATGAGGTCACGGAGGAATTTCTTCTGCGGGTCGGGACGCGGCGGGCCGGACGGCGCGTCGGCCTCTTCGTCGCCAGCAGAACTGTCGTCGATATCACTGTCGTCGGCAGCGTCCTCGTCGGTCCCGTCGTCGCTGTCAGCGTCGGCCTCGTCAGTATCCTCGCCGGTCTTGTAGGTACCGTCGATGAGGTCCTGCAGCCACGGCCAGTCGACTTCGTCGAGCTGTGAGGTGTACCGCTGAATCTTTGGGGCCTTCTGTGCGATGCCCTCCCCGAGCACGAGGCACATGCCGCCGCGGGCGCTGTTGGTGTCGACGCGTTCGAGGTCCCGGAAGCCCGAAACCTCCTCGTCACCGGTGGCCTCCCCATCGAGCATGATGGGCATGTGCTCGGCGATGAATTTCGTCTCCTCGTCTTTCGGGGCGTACTGCAGCCCCGTCTCGTCGTCGTATAGGGACAGTTCCTCGGCGTACCGCTCGGTTTCGTCGTTTCTGGCTTTGTACTCGTCGATGCCGATGAGCGTCCGGGTGTAGTCGGCAACGAGCACCGAAAGCGCCTGTGCGGTCCCGCCGGCCGACCGGATGGGGCCGGCGTAGTAGATGTTGATGAACTCCGTGCCATCGTCGTTCTCCAGCAACTCGACCCGGTCGATGCCTTCGATGGGGGCCGCGACGACGCCCTCTGTCAGCAGCGCAACGGCGGTCCGGACCGCTCCCTCGACCTTGCCAGCGCGAGTCTCGTAGTCGCCGACCTCGTCGTTAGCGAAGTCGGCAGCCAGTTCGAGGGCCGCCTCCTCTCTGGAGAGGTCGGGGTCGGCCTCCATCTCCCGAACTCGCTCGGCGACCCCGTCGATGCCGAGGATGTTCTCGACCCGGTCGGCCATGTCCTTGGCGATGGGGATTTCGATGTCCTCTGTCGGGTCGCCGCCGCGTTTGCGGGCCTCGCGAGCGACAGACAGGGCCGTATCGAGGTCGGATTCGAGCCGCCGGAAGTACTGCTCGTCGTCCTCGCGCATCTAGCGCTCCCGCATCTACAGCGGCCAGAGGTCGAGGTCGGTTGTCTCGTCGTGTTCGCGTTCGAGGTGGGCGTCGAACGTTCGCACGTAGAGTTCGCCGGCGAAGGTCGTCGCCGAATCGAGATGGCCGCCGACCATCGAGCCGTCCTCGCGGGACAGCGTCACGTGCGTGTGGGCGAACCGTTCGCCGTCGAGGTGGGAGATGTTCCCAAGCGCCGTCGTCACCTCGAAGGGTTCGTCGAACTCGACGGGGTAGTACTCCTGTTCGACCTGGTCGTAGAAGTAGACCGTCGCATCCTGGACGGCACCCAAACCGAGGAAGAACGCGGCGTCAATGTCTTCCTCGGCCGCGAACGCCTCTATCTGCTCGCGCCAGTCACGTCCGTGTTCGAGCCGGGCGACGTACTCGCGGTCGCCCTCGACGCGCTGATAATCCATG from Natronomonas pharaonis DSM 2160 includes the following:
- the leuS gene encoding leucine--tRNA ligase, with protein sequence MTDDGYDHGAVEERWQEAWNDASVYRTPDDVEDPTYVLGMYPYPSGQLHMGHVRNYTITDAYARYRRMDGDDVLHPMGWDAFGLPAENAAKERDTNPRDWTVDCIDTMRDQMESMGFGYDWEREVTTCESDYYQWNQWLFRRFVEEDLAERRDAEVNWCPDCETVLADEQVEGDDELCWRCDTPVVTRELEQWFLKITDYADELVDDIDELEGWPDSVRQMQRNWIGRQHGTELEFEIEDHGPVEAFTTRVDTIYGATFFALAPDHPISETLADEDEAVRRFIESEADPDGDEPNGVETGLTATNPATGEEIPVFVADFVLSDVGTGALMGVPAHDDRDHVFAEKMGVDIVPVVAPSEDEIPDVDDSAYTEDGVLVDSGDYSGLDSETARERLTEDIDSASPHTQYRLRDWGISRQRYWGTPIPVVHCEDCGPELVPEEDLPVELPEFVNTTGNPLDAADDWKETTCPACGDPAVRETDTMDTFVDSSWYFLRYVSPGLETAAFDRERANDWMPVDQYVGGIEHAVMHLLYSRFVTKVLADHEDLDHREPFENLLAQGMVQLEGEKMSKSKGNVVSPQAIVDEYGADTARLFMMQAAQPERDFDWTEEGVRSAYTFLTQLKELVAAYAGGDIETAAEADAVAGYIESEREATVAVATEEYEELVFNTAVRQAQSFVGTLRQYRSHTAVHGPTFERGLETALKLLAPVAPHICEELWAELDGDGFIAEAAWPSADVDRETVEKRRRLVENTREDVRQIIDVAGIDDPERVDIVVTPEWKHRALNIAIDSDAPNVISELMQDDDIKRHGDDAAAYGQDLQEEREALQRTLDPETEREALESAAWLVEREFDTEVRVLTAAEADDGVAGDAEPSRPAIDIHEG
- a CDS encoding DUF7859 family protein, whose protein sequence is MSLSRPPSTALFVDVDPVLVGIITVLLLIVFGIYLFIRRTLLSLSEGMREGKRR
- a CDS encoding ArsR/SmtB family transcription factor, which produces MSLLPSSPDVSPDGDPRVVGLDSEEADELMAALSSETARRLLAELHEDPAPPGELAERVDTSLQNTQYHLEKLEDAGAIEVVGTAYSEKGREMSVYGPADSPLVIFAGEEERASGLRAAVSRLFGGVLALAAGGAVVQQLFGEQLLAGTDEAAEPPEPTPTPEPEEPEEDDPGAFDVEPEPTPEATPEPTPEEVADTPAPAPEEAPDAADGLSAAIEGLFAAGLPPGLAFFLGGFVVLLAVVGTTYLRQRRTHR
- a CDS encoding metallophosphoesterase, whose translation is MLAVLSDTHGRDSPRLSGRTADAVAEASRVVHAGDFMTEAVLDAFEERGPLAAVYGNNATAAVRERLPAERIVVWEGLRIAVVHGHEHTETALAMFGRQSSADLVVFGHSHEPTFEDGTVPMLNPGSHADPRWHRPAHAELEWDDDEQVARGQLVEPAGEVFERFTVEPRRP
- the pdxT gene encoding pyridoxal 5'-phosphate synthase glutaminase subunit PdxT, whose protein sequence is MLKAGVIAVQGDVAEHADAIRRAADRHGEDCTVESIRSAGVVPECDLLLLPGGESTTISRLLAEEGIDEEIEAFAAAGKPLLATCAGLIVASRDAKDDRVSTLDILDVSVDRNAFGRQKDSFEAAIDVEGLDEPFPAVFIRAPLIDEVDAAVETLAAVDDRPVAVRQDNVVGTSFHPELTDDSRIHGLAFFS
- a CDS encoding bifunctional nuclease family protein, with the protein product MNAHIEGVRVAETPTGPVAIVTLGVDDADDVLPIFVGFEEAASIARGLDAADIGRPLTHDLLLDTIEALGARVTGVVVSGLDEGTYLADIHIETPRGEEVVDARPSDGLALAARTNADIDLNGKVFEAGREPKDEYEDLDDIREMMEV
- the hisE gene encoding phosphoribosyl-ATP diphosphatase, with translation MSGDGHDGDEVLDELFEVIESRKEELPDGSYTASLFTHEKGENAVLEKLGEETTELLLAAKDDDDEELAHEAADIVYHLLVLLSMKDMELADLRAELRKRR
- a CDS encoding ASCH domain-containing protein; this translates as MAEIDADALLPNDHVKTAVLDGDITQLSRGASNRYAEAGDTFELEGTTFEVTAVEERTLGDLTDDDARREGSPSLEAYRERMQRAHPGGFEWDDESDILTYRFEPA
- a CDS encoding DNA polymerase II large subunit; the protein is MREDDEQYFRRLESDLDTALSVAREARKRGGDPTEDIEIPIAKDMADRVENILGIDGVAERVREMEADPDLSREEAALELAADFANDEVGDYETRAGKVEGAVRTAVALLTEGVVAAPIEGIDRVELLENDDGTEFINIYYAGPIRSAGGTAQALSVLVADYTRTLIGIDEYKARNDETERYAEELSLYDDETGLQYAPKDEETKFIAEHMPIMLDGEATGDEEVSGFRDLERVDTNSARGGMCLVLGEGIAQKAPKIQRYTSQLDEVDWPWLQDLIDGTYKTGEDTDEADADSDDGTDEDAADDSDIDDSSAGDEEADAPSGPPRPDPQKKFLRDLIAGRPVFGHPSEPGGFRLRYGRARNHGFATAGVHPAAMHLIDDFLATGTQIKTERPGKAAGVVPVDTIEGPTVKLANGDVRRVDDPEEALEIRNGVEAILDLGEYLVNYGEFVENNHPLSPAAYAPEWWTQDLAAAGADVQALADSPRVDLEHPSAEQALEWAERYDAPLHPEYTYLWHDLDVERFEALAAAASEGHWAETDGAQQTRPPDGAAESTLVVPRSEPVREALEVLLVEHTQGEETLTVPDAEPLVRSLGLTEGLERTWDELSTAARSYDDGDNAVRAVNEVAPFEVRERAPTRIGCRMGRPEKSEKRDLSPAVHTLFPIGEAGGSQRDIAEAATHAESMQDTPGEVEVQVGRRQCPACDTETFRARCPDCESVTDPRYVCYDCNIDVDPDESGRAICPNCEREADAVQNRTVNVHEEYRSALSNVGERENAFDVLKGVKGLSSEHKVPEPIEKGVLRAKHGVSAFKDGTVRYDMTDLPVTSVRAAELDVTADQLRSLGYETDIHGEPLTHEDQLVELRVQDVVLSNGAAEHMLRTADFVDDLLEQYYGLEPFYDAEDRDDIVGELVFGMAPHTSAAVVGRVIGFTSAAVGYAHPYFHAAKRRNCDGDEDCVMLLLDGLLNFSKTFLPDQRGGRMDAPLVMSSRIDPAEIDDEAHNMDIVSSYPRAFFEATREMADPGEVESLIQLGEDTLGTADEYRGFEHTHDTVDLAAGPDLSAYKTLGDMMEKMDAQLELSRKLRSVDETDVAERVIEYHFLPDIIGNLRAFSRQETRCLDCGEKYRRVPLTGDCRECGGRVNLTVHQGSVNKYIDTAIQVAEEYGCREYTKQRLRILDRAVESIFEDDTNKQSGIADFM
- a CDS encoding PPC domain-containing DNA-binding protein, which translates into the protein MDYQRVEGDREYVARLEHGRDWREQIEAFAAEEDIDAAFFLGLGAVQDATVYFYDQVEQEYYPVEFDEPFEVTTALGNISHLDGERFAHTHVTLSREDGSMVGGHLDSATTFAGELYVRTFDAHLEREHDETTDLDLWPL